The bacterium genomic sequence GCCTTCTGAAATTTGTTCTTAACCTTTTATTCCCGCTTTCAGGGGCGATAACATATTTATCGGCTCTATTCGCATCCAATAAAGGGAAAGCCGGTAAATCATATAGATGTGAATAATCCCCGGTGCCTATAAACGGAGCAATTATTTCTTCAACCTTTATGTTTACGGAATCCCCTCCTTCTGTTATAGCTATTTCCCTTAAAATAAATCCCTCTTTCTGAATAGTTAGTTTAATATTTTTTTTTGTTTCATCAGAGGTTATCAAAATAACAATATATTCAGTATTATCCAATAAAACATCCGCGATGACTTCATATTTCCAGTATTGAGTTTTAGTGACATTCCCGCCCTCCTCCGTAAATTCACCTATTTGCCTCCTGATTATCCACCTGTCGCCCATTTTCGGATCCGGGATAAACCCGTCTGCAAATGAAGCAGAGACAAAAATCAATAATAATAAAATTATTTTTTTCATTTTAAAATTTCTACGCTGTTTTATCAACAGCGGCTTTTATAAATTCACGAAACAATGGATGCGCGTTATCCGGTTTTGACCTAAACTCAGGGTGATACTGCACGGCGACGAACCACGGGTGGCCGCTCAATTCTATTACTTCAACCAGTTTCTTGTTCGGCGATAATCCTGAAATAAGAAAGTTGTTCTTTTCAAATTGCTGTCTGTAATCATTATTAAATTCATATCTATGGCGATGCCGCTCCTTCACGCGCGGTTTACCGTATATTTTACTTAGCAGGGTGTTCTTTTTTATAACACATGGATAAGCGCCCAGGCGCATAGTCGCGCCCTTGTTCTCGATATTTTTCTGGTCAAGCATCAAATTGATAACCGGGTGCGGCGTATTCTGGTCAAACTCCGAACTGTTCGCTTTTTCCAGGTTTAAGACATTTCTCGCGAATTCGATGACCGAGCACTGCATACCCAGGCAAATTCCGAAAAACGGTATCTTATTTTCTCTCGCGTATTTTATCGCCCCGACTTTTCCTTCAATCCCCCTGTCGCCAAAACCTCCCGGCACGAGTATCCCGCTGACACCATTTAAATATTTCGCAGCCCCGTTTGAAATAAGTTTTTCAGCATCAATCCACTTGATATCAAGACAGACTTTATTCGCGATCGCACCGTGTACCAGGGCCTCCGAAATGCTTTTATAGGCGTCTCTGAGTTCTATGTATTTCCCGACAACGGCGATTGAAACTTTCTTCTCCGATGTTTTAATGATATTTACTATTTTTTCCCATTTTGCCAGGTTCTGCTTTTTGGGCCTCATTCCCAGCTTTTTCAATATAATGCGGTCCAATCCTTCTTTATGAAACATCAGGGGGACCTCATAAATCGATTTTATGTCCCTTGCCTGTATGACAGCGTCTTCGCCCACATTGCAAAAAAGCGCTATCTTCGATTTAATGTCTTTTCCCAGCGGTTTTTCCGTGCGGCACAAAAGAATGTCCGGCTGGATTCCAATCTCCTGTAATTCCTTAACGCTGTGCTGTGTCGGTTTTGTCTTTAACTCGGCGGCGGCCTTAATGTAAGGGACCAGTGTCAGGTGGATATAAATGATGTTCTCCCTGCCTATATCCGCCTTAAACTGCCTTATGGCTTCCAAAAAAGGAAGGCTCTCAATATCTCCGACAGTCCCCCCGATCTCGGAAATAATAACATCGATATTTCTTTTCCTGCCAAAATGCGATATCCGCCTTTTAATTTCATTCGTGATATGAGGAATGACCTGGACTGTCTTCCCGAGATAATCGCCCCTTCTTTCTTTTGAAATTACGGTGTGATAAATTTTTCCTGTCGTATGGTTATTATCTTTGCTGAGATTAAGATTTGTAAACCGTTCATAATGCCCTAAATCAAGGTCGGCTTCGGTCCCGTCATCCACGACATAAACCTCGCCGTGCTGGTAAGGGTTCATGGTCCCCGGGTCCACATTTATATACGGGTCAAATTTCTGAATGGTAATTTTAAAACCGTAAGTTTCAAGCAAAGCGCCTATCGAAGCTGACGCGATTCCCTTCCCAAGAGAGGAAACAACCCCACCCGTAACAAAAATATATTTTGTTGACATTGTTTCTCCTATTTTTGTTTTTTAAAAAACTGTTTTGCCCGTTCCAAATCTTCCGCAACATCAATGCTTACCGTATCACCGCTTGTCTCCGCCACTTTTATTTTAAAACCGTGTTCCAGCGCGCGCAGCTGCTCCAGTCTTTCCCGTTTTTCAAGTTCCGTGCAATTTAACGCAACATATTTTAATAAAAAATCTTTCCTGTAAACATAAATCCCGATATGCTTAAAATAATTTTCATCCCTGAAATTTATTTCTTTATTAAAATTATATGGTATTACCGACCTTGAAAAATAAATGGCAAATCCATTTTTATCGGTTATAACCTTTACGACATTCGGGTTTACTAAATCCTCAAAAGAATTTATTCTTGTTTTTAATGTCGCAAAATATACCTCTTTATTTTCAAGGAGAGGCTTTACTGCTTCATTTACCAGTCCCGGGGTAATGGTCGGCTCATCTCCCTGGATATTCACAATAATATCATAAGACATTTTTTTTGCAACTTCCGCTACCCTGTCCGTCCCGGACTGGTGCGCGGGATCAGTCATGACCGCTTCCCCGCCAAAGTCCATGACCTTATCAAAAATTAAATTACTGTCTGTGGCAACAACTATTTTATCCAGTAGATTTGATAATTTTGCCCTTTCAAATACATGCTGGACGACCGGTTTACCTAAAAAATCTATCAACGGTTTAGCTTTTAATCTTGTCGAACCGTAACGGGCCGGAATAACACCGAGTATCTTCACCCCGCTTTTCCCCCTGTTGTTATTATTTAAACTAATTTTTTTGCCCCTCAGCCCTTCTTTCATTCTCAAATCTCAGGAAGAGCGGGGTTCATTGCCTTTTATATCTTTCTGAAATAATTTTTATTATTTCGCTTGTCCCTAATCCTTTTTCCAGTTTAATCCTTGCTATTTTCCCCCCGCCGTTTTTTACAATATCCGCTCCCGCAATTTCAGAAATCCTGTAATCCGCTCCTTTTACAAGAACATCCGGTTTTAATAATTTAATTAAATCATAGGGGGTTGTTTCAGAAAAAATTACCACATAGTCCACCATGTTCAAAGATGATAAAATTTCAGCGCGGTCTTTTTCGGGAACAACCGGCCTCTTATCACCTTTTATGGCCCTGACCGATGAATCGCTGTTTAAACCAACCACTAAAATATCGCCGTATTCTTTTGCCTTCTTCAAATAACGAATATGCCCCCGGTGCAGGATATCAAAACACCCGTTTGTAAAAACAATTGTTTTATTATTTTTCTTTTCTTTATCTAAAACCGTTTTTAAAATATTTTTGGAAATTATTTTTCCCATCCGACCCTTTCAACTTCGACTTCATGAAGGATTTCTTTTATCGTAGTAACGGCAGTCCCTACTTTTCCTATCACAATACCCGCGGCCAGGTTGCCAATATACGCCGACTCATACATACTGGCGCCTGAGGCCAGCGCCAGACTAAACGCGCTAATTACCGTATCGCCCGCACCTGTCACATCAAAAACTTCTCTTGCCATGGCGGGTATGTGAAAATAATCCCCGTTATTCCCAAAATAACTCATCCCGTCTTCCCCCTGTGTTATTAAAATACCTTTACAATTCAATTCCTTAATCAGCTTTTTTGCCGCCAGGTCAAGTGTTTTTTCGTCTACAATCGGGATGCCTGCCGCAAAACCGGCCTCATGATGGTTCGGAGTCAAACAAGTCACGCCATGGTAAGAATGAAAATGGTCCACCTGCGGGTCAACTAAAATATTTCTCCCATAATTTTTTGCTAAATTTATTATATACTTGATTAACTCAGGCGTCACAACGCCCTTCGCATAATCAGAAATGACAATAATGTCCGCTTTTTTTATTATATTATCTAAATATTTGATAATTTTGTTTTTTATATTATCTTTCACTTTATCTTTTTTCTCCCTGTCCAGCCTGACCACCTGCTGGTTATGGGCGATAATCCTCGTTTTTAATGTTGTCGGCCTGTCATTGTCCATTATTATGCCTTCAACACCTATGTTCATTTTTTTTATTTCAGAAAATACTGTTTTCCCCATATCATCATTGCCGATAACACCCGCTAAATAAACCTCCCCCCCCAGCGCATAAATATTGTTTAAAACATTTGTCGCCCCGCCCAAAGTATATGATTCTCTTGTAATGTTTACTATCGGGACAGGCGCTTCAGGAGATATACGGGACACCGTCCCCCATATATACCTGTCAACCATAATATCTCCAAAAATCAACACCTTTTTACCCCTGAATGAATTCAAAATCTCTTTAAGCCGTTTAGTTTCTATTTTATTCTGGTCCATTTTTCACCCTTTTTAATCCATTCTTGATGCTCGCGGCAAAAAGAGGAAACATAAATTCATGGTGTCCCGTAAAACTGTATCCCTTCCCGCCGTTCATTGTCGGCCTTTCTATAACATTTTTATTCGGACGGTAATGCTGAATTTGGTCAAAATTAACCGCTGTAAAACTTTCAACCTTATAATTTAAATTCCTCGCTGTGGTCAGGGCCTTTAAAAAAACTTCAGGCAGTATGACCGCCGAACCAAAATTACAAACAACCCCACCTTCCAAATCCGAAACCACCCCGCAAAAAAGCCTGAAATCCAAAAAACTCCCGTATCCCAGTGATTCCCCGCGGGCCAGGGGATGCTGGTGAATAATATCTGTCCCGATAGCTACATGGACGGTTACCGGAATATCCAGTTTTCCTCCCCAGTATAAAATACTGTTTTCCACGCCCGGCAGTTTTAATTTTTCAATCGTACTCCCTAATGTTTTTCCGATACCGATATTATTCCTGGCGCCGTCATTAATAGCTGAATTCATCAGACTGCCTGTTTCTTCAGCCATCCCGAAACTCCCGTCTTTCAGATTAAGAGCTACATCCTCTGAAGTGCTTCCGCTAAAAGCTATCTCAAAATCATGAATAGCACCTGCTCCATTTAGAGCAATGGATGTTACAATGCCGTTTTTCATTAAATCAATAATAATTGGCGACAAACCGCATTTTATAACATGCCCGCCAAGCATAAAAATAATTGTTCTTTTGTTTTTATATGCCCTGACTACGGACTCTACTATTTCCCTGAACTTCTTCCCGGCATGTATATCAGGCAGTGAATTATAAAAATCATTAAATGAAACATTCTTACTTAAAGGTTTTGCAAAATTTTTTTCAGAAACCAAATTTGACCTTTTTTTTATCGAATATGTTTTTACTTTTTCAAGATCAACCATCTTATATCTCATCAATTATTCCCCTTCCAAATAATCAATCAAAGTTCCTGTCACAGGGCCAAAAGACGTATTGCATTTTGCAAAAACAGGAATTTTTTTATCATCATCGGTAAACCAGACCCATAGATTAACCTGGGTTTTCAGATAGTTGCGTTCCTGTTTCCCCACTGAAAAAGCAACAACATTTGCTTTAAAATCACCCAGCGGGGTCTTAACGACTTCCTTTCTTATGACATTGACCCGCAGGTTCCTGGTTTCCGTGCCTGAAAAATATTTTATATCAATTATATCATTTAACTTAATATCCAAAGAACGAAAATAAGCCAAAATAGAAAGCGGGTCCTGAATTCCCCTTTGTATTTCATAGCGGCCCCCGGGTGTTTCTACCGTCCCATTGTTATGGTTAAATTCATAAACAGCCTTTTTATGATACTTTCCTTCGTTAATATCTTTTTTGTAAAGCAGGGGGAAATTCGTCTCGGTATCAACAAAGGTTTCCACGCGGTCTTTTACCCTGAAAAATATATTGATAAACCCCTGCGTATATGTCTTTGAAATAATATTATACGCGTCTTTTGTTTTTATTTTTTCTATCTCTTCCAATTCAAGAATGTTTACTCCTATTCTTATCCCATTCCATTCCAGGGCGTATATCATCCGCTCCCCGATTTTAAAAATATTTTTGGCGTAAACATCTTTAACAATTACGCCATTCCCCGTGAACAAATAAACCATTAAAAATATAATCGAACTTTTTTTAAACGGCATTCTTTTTGATTTTTTCAGGTTTTGTATTTAAAAAATCCTTCTCCTGTTTTAACCCCCAATTTATTCTCTTTAACTAACTTCCGGATGGTTTCCACCGCATGATACCGTTCATTTTTGTATTCGCCATAAACAATGTCGGCAACTTTAAGGCATAAATCCAGGCCCAAATTATCCATTAAAGCCAAAGGCCCCATCGGCAGCCCCATACCCAGCTGCGCCGCGCGGTCAATCTCTTCTTTTGTCGCGACCCCTTCATCCAAAAGTATTATCGCTTCATTCAAAAACGGGACAAGAAGCCTGTTTACAATAAAACCGGCTCCGTCCTTTGATGTAACTATCTTCTTTTTTAAGGCCTGCGCGAAAAAATCCGTAACTGTCCTGGTTGTTTCACCTGATGTCCCGGGAATCGGCACTATCTCGATAAGCCGTGAAAGAAAAACCGGGTTAAAGAAATGAGAACCTATTATTTTATCTTTTCTTTTAACTGCCGCGCTTATTTTCGTAATAGGAATCGCCGAAGTATTTGACGCAAAAATGACATTTTCCGGGCAGATATTATCAAGGATATAAAATACTTCCCTTTTAATATCCAAGTCCTCCATGACCGATTCGATAATCAAATCGCAGTTTTTGACATCCTTGTAATCAAGAGTGGTTTTTATTTTTGATAAAATGCCCCCCACCTCTTCTTCAGTCATACGGCCTTTTGTTTTCCTGTCATTAATAAAATCATTGATATTGCTCATCCCCTTTTCCAAATTTTCTTTATAAACATCCTTTAAAACAACAGTAAACCCATGATAAGCGATATAAAGGGCTATTTCAGACCCCATTTTCCCCGCGCCGATTACACCAATCTTTTTTATATCCATGTTTCTCCTATCTTTTTGTTCTCCAGCGGTTATGCAGCCAAAAATACTGTTCAGGATACAATCGCACATATTTCTCGAGAAGTTTGTTAAATTGATATAAATATTCCCCGTCATTCATCGAATCAACTATTATTGGTTTCTCAAAAAATATTTTATGTGTTATTTTATCTCCCTGGCGGACAATAAAACAGGGAACAAGCGGGGAACCGATTTTTCTCGCGAAAGCCACAGGCCCTCTCGCGGTTAAAGCCTCCCTGCCCATGAAATCAACCCATAAGCCATGAAGCCTTGCTTCCTGGTCATCAGCAATCCCGACAATGCCGTTCTGCTTTAAAATTCGTATTATTTCCCTTACCTCCATTTTCAGCCCGATAACATTAATGTTTTTCCTCTCCCTGTATTTTAAAACAATCTTATTCAGATAATAGTTATGAAGATTTTTGGAAACCTGGCTTAATGGATAACCCAAAAGGCCTACGGCCGCGGCGGAAAATTCCCAATTGCCGAAATGGCCGGCAATGATTATTACACCCCTGCCTTTTGCAAGCGACGACTTAAGATATTCTTCATTTTCAATTTCAACATAGTTGAAAAAATTCTCTTTATTGTATCCGGGGTACCTCAGGAACTCAATCAAAGACATCCCGAGATTGCCATAACAATCTTTACAAATTTTTCTTATTTCACCGGGGGATTTTTCCTTCCCAAAGGCAATCAAGAGGTTATTTAAAGCTGTTTTTTTCCTGATTGGTATAATATAATAAACAAATTTCCCTAAATATTCCCCCGTCAATATTGCCGTTTTTACCGGCAGTACCCGCACAATTATACCAATAAAAGAGACTATAATATATTCCAAATAATAACGTATTTTTTTCACTTTAATATTTTAATTATTCTTTCCCTGAGGATTTCTCCCCCTGCTGTAATTTCCAATTTCACGCAAAGGGCCAAAATTTTATTTCCCCAGTCCTTATCATCCAAATTACCAAGCCTTATCGCATCTTTTTCTGTTGTTAAAAGGTAATCGGAATTTTTATTTTTTTCAAGAATTGCATTTATGTCTTTTCCCTGAAATGGATAATGGTCCGGGTAACTTACATAATCTATTGGCAAAATACTATATTTTGCCAGTGTTTTCAGAAAACTATCCGGGTTCCCGATACCTGAAAAGGCCGCGCATCTTTTTTGCGAAACATATTCAACCGCGTATTCCTCTTTGGTTTTTAAATTTATAAATTTTCCCGGCCGGAAAATACTCTCAATAATAACGGTGCCCGGCCCGATTATTTCCAAAAATCCCGCAATTTTATCTTTTTCCGCTTTAGAAATTAAATCTGTTTTTGTAATAAGGAAAATATCCGCCCTTTTCAAATTAGCGGTTTTTTCCCGTAAAATTCCGGCAGGAAATACTTTAAAATTGCCAAAAGGATTTAAGGCATCGATTAAAACAATATTTAAATCCCTTTTTATTGAAATATGCTGGAACCCGTCATCCAAAAGGACAACTTCCGGCCGGAACTTTTCATATAATAATAAGCCTGTTTTTGCCCTGTCCGGACCTATAACTACCGGAATTTCTTTATCGACATGGTTCTTTATCAACAGGGGCTCATCGCCCGCTGTGTTATAATCCGTGATTTCATTATCAGCGGAAAGAACAACAGTCAGATGTTTATTCTTCCTGCCATAACCCCTTGTCAATATGCCGGTTTTATATCCCTCTTTTTTTAAAAATCCGGCGAGCCAGATTATAAACGGTGTTTTGCCTGTCCCCCCAAGTGTAATATTCCCAACACTTATCACGGGAACAGGGAGTCTTTTTGTCTCCAGTATGCCTTTAAAATAAAATATTTTCCTCGTTTCTAAAAAAAAACTGTAAAACCTGGATATTATAAACAAAAAAATCTTAACAAAAAAGGGAATTATGCCTCTCTTTTTCCCGTAAATTATATCAAAATAACAGTTTAATATAGGGTTCACCCAGCTCTTCATTTCTACAATTCCATTTTTTAACATCAAAAATATAATTTATTTTCTAATAATAAACCCTATCCATTCTAAGAAGGGCTGGGTTCATTAATGCCCAGTAATATAGCCTAATTATTAATTTATGTCAAGGGGCAGGGAAATTTAAATCTCTTTTTTTATTAATTCAATTATTTTGGGAATGTTTCTTTTTATCGACGGGGACAAGTCCATGTTCCAGGAAGAATAATCTTTCGGCTCAACACCGATAATTATCACATCAGGCATTACTTTGCCTGTCATAGAAAGCAAATTTAATGTTTGTTGAAAATCAACCTGGTGCAAAGAAATAATTTTATTTTCATCTTTTTCTAAATCATTCGGGGCAAGGCGGTAAATTGTTCCAGGCGTCCCCCCTCCCCGCACGCAATCGATCACAATAATTTTAATCCTGCCTTTAATATATAACAAAAGGTCTAAACCTGACGTACCGCCGTCAATTATTTCAACATCTTCCGGCAAGGGCATCTTCATCATCTCCCGGGCAACATGCACTCCCACACCCTCATCCCTAAGCAAAACATTTCCAATCCCCAGAATAAGCACCGGTTTAACTTTTTCCATTTCTCTTTATACTTTAAATATTTTTTGTTTCTTATCCGCATCAAGAATATGGACCGCGCACGATATACACGGGTCAAAAGAACGAACAACCCTGACAAGTTCAATCGGGTTATTATCATCCTTTACCGGCGTACCAATCAGTGCTTGTTCAATCGGACCAGGCTGCCCGTTATCATCACGAGGTGAACCATTCCACGTCGTCGGCACTATCATCTGGTACAGCGCCACTTTACCGTTTTCAATCCTCATCCAATGCCCAAGCGCTCCGCGGGACGCTTCAGTCAACCCTTTCCCCTCGCCTTCCTTTGGGACGGTATAAGGAGTGTGTGCCGGCTTTCCCGGCTTTAATTCCATTACCCATTTTTCCATCGCATCAGCGCAAATTTTTGATTCCACCGCGCGCGCGGCGTGCCGGCCAAGGACAGAAAATACCTTAGATTCAGTCATCCCTAATGTTTCCATAGTGTTCACTAAAACCGGGTCCTGTTTCCGGTTAATAAACATACGCGCCAGGGGACCTACTTCATAGACCTTATTATCATAACGAGGAGCTTTCAGCCATGAATACGCACCTGGTTTATCCAATGATGGCGTCGTTTTACCTTTACTTGGATGGAGCCCGCCGTTGTCATCGTTATACCACGCGTATTTCACATGTTCCGTAATTTTCGCATGGTCAAATTCCTCATCTTTGCCGTCAGAAAAAACACCCGCATTAATCAGTTTTTTACCGGAAGCGTCGGGGTACACACCATAAGAAAGAAGATTTTTACACCCGACACCGATATTCCAATAATCCGGATAAACTTTTGCAACCGCGATCACTGTCGGCAGGTAACTATTTTCAATAAACGATTTTATTTCCTTCAGCCGCCAGAGAAAATCGGTAATTTTGTCAACAGTCACAGTCTCTGTAGCGCCCCCCGGAACAGTCCCGCATAAACCTGGCACCCTTCCGCCAAAAATGGCAAGCATTTCATGGGCCTTCATTCTGATATCCAGGGCCTGGATATATTGTTCGACTGCTTTATCATTTATTTCTTTCGGCAGGCGGTAATCTCCTTTATATCTTGGAATAAAAGGAGGAGTATCGGGCCCTGTAACATAGTCCAGCGCCGTAAGGTGATAAAAATGAAGAATATGCGACATTAGATTGTTGCCTGCCTGTATTAAATTACGGAGTATCCTGCCGTTATCCGGAGGAGCAATCTTAAAAGCTTCATCCGCGCATAAAACAGCGGCTTGCGCGTG encodes the following:
- a CDS encoding DUF3108 domain-containing protein, which translates into the protein MPFKKSSIIFLMVYLFTGNGVIVKDVYAKNIFKIGERMIYALEWNGIRIGVNILELEEIEKIKTKDAYNIISKTYTQGFINIFFRVKDRVETFVDTETNFPLLYKKDINEGKYHKKAVYEFNHNNGTVETPGGRYEIQRGIQDPLSILAYFRSLDIKLNDIIDIKYFSGTETRNLRVNVIRKEVVKTPLGDFKANVVAFSVGKQERNYLKTQVNLWVWFTDDDKKIPVFAKCNTSFGPVTGTLIDYLEGE
- a CDS encoding HyaD/HybD family hydrogenase maturation endopeptidase, which translates into the protein MEKVKPVLILGIGNVLLRDEGVGVHVAREMMKMPLPEDVEIIDGGTSGLDLLLYIKGRIKIIVIDCVRGGGTPGTIYRLAPNDLEKDENKIISLHQVDFQQTLNLLSMTGKVMPDVIIIGVEPKDYSSWNMDLSPSIKRNIPKIIELIKKEI
- the kdsB gene encoding 3-deoxy-manno-octulosonate cytidylyltransferase, producing MKEGLRGKKISLNNNNRGKSGVKILGVIPARYGSTRLKAKPLIDFLGKPVVQHVFERAKLSNLLDKIVVATDSNLIFDKVMDFGGEAVMTDPAHQSGTDRVAEVAKKMSYDIIVNIQGDEPTITPGLVNEAVKPLLENKEVYFATLKTRINSFEDLVNPNVVKVITDKNGFAIYFSRSVIPYNFNKEINFRDENYFKHIGIYVYRKDFLLKYVALNCTELEKRERLEQLRALEHGFKIKVAETSGDTVSIDVAEDLERAKQFFKKQK
- the rfaE1 gene encoding D-glycero-beta-D-manno-heptose-7-phosphate kinase, giving the protein MDQNKIETKRLKEILNSFRGKKVLIFGDIMVDRYIWGTVSRISPEAPVPIVNITRESYTLGGATNVLNNIYALGGEVYLAGVIGNDDMGKTVFSEIKKMNIGVEGIIMDNDRPTTLKTRIIAHNQQVVRLDREKKDKVKDNIKNKIIKYLDNIIKKADIIVISDYAKGVVTPELIKYIINLAKNYGRNILVDPQVDHFHSYHGVTCLTPNHHEAGFAAGIPIVDEKTLDLAAKKLIKELNCKGILITQGEDGMSYFGNNGDYFHIPAMAREVFDVTGAGDTVISAFSLALASGASMYESAYIGNLAAGIVIGKVGTAVTTIKEILHEVEVERVGWEK
- the lpxK gene encoding tetraacyldisaccharide 4'-kinase, translated to MNPILNCYFDIIYGKKRGIIPFFVKIFLFIISRFYSFFLETRKIFYFKGILETKRLPVPVISVGNITLGGTGKTPFIIWLAGFLKKEGYKTGILTRGYGRKNKHLTVVLSADNEITDYNTAGDEPLLIKNHVDKEIPVVIGPDRAKTGLLLYEKFRPEVVLLDDGFQHISIKRDLNIVLIDALNPFGNFKVFPAGILREKTANLKRADIFLITKTDLISKAEKDKIAGFLEIIGPGTVIIESIFRPGKFINLKTKEEYAVEYVSQKRCAAFSGIGNPDSFLKTLAKYSILPIDYVSYPDHYPFQGKDINAILEKNKNSDYLLTTEKDAIRLGNLDDKDWGNKILALCVKLEITAGGEILRERIIKILK
- the rfaE2 gene encoding D-glycero-beta-D-manno-heptose 1-phosphate adenylyltransferase; this encodes MGKIISKNILKTVLDKEKKNNKTIVFTNGCFDILHRGHIRYLKKAKEYGDILVVGLNSDSSVRAIKGDKRPVVPEKDRAEILSSLNMVDYVVIFSETTPYDLIKLLKPDVLVKGADYRISEIAGADIVKNGGGKIARIKLEKGLGTSEIIKIISERYKRQ
- a CDS encoding lysophospholipid acyltransferase family protein, whose translation is MKKIRYYLEYIIVSFIGIIVRVLPVKTAILTGEYLGKFVYYIIPIRKKTALNNLLIAFGKEKSPGEIRKICKDCYGNLGMSLIEFLRYPGYNKENFFNYVEIENEEYLKSSLAKGRGVIIIAGHFGNWEFSAAAVGLLGYPLSQVSKNLHNYYLNKIVLKYRERKNINVIGLKMEVREIIRILKQNGIVGIADDQEARLHGLWVDFMGREALTARGPVAFARKIGSPLVPCFIVRQGDKITHKIFFEKPIIVDSMNDGEYLYQFNKLLEKYVRLYPEQYFWLHNRWRTKR
- a CDS encoding 3-hydroxyacyl-CoA dehydrogenase family protein, with product MDIKKIGVIGAGKMGSEIALYIAYHGFTVVLKDVYKENLEKGMSNINDFINDRKTKGRMTEEEVGGILSKIKTTLDYKDVKNCDLIIESVMEDLDIKREVFYILDNICPENVIFASNTSAIPITKISAAVKRKDKIIGSHFFNPVFLSRLIEIVPIPGTSGETTRTVTDFFAQALKKKIVTSKDGAGFIVNRLLVPFLNEAIILLDEGVATKEEIDRAAQLGMGLPMGPLALMDNLGLDLCLKVADIVYGEYKNERYHAVETIRKLVKENKLGVKTGEGFFKYKT
- a CDS encoding CTP synthase; its protein translation is MSTKYIFVTGGVVSSLGKGIASASIGALLETYGFKITIQKFDPYINVDPGTMNPYQHGEVYVVDDGTEADLDLGHYERFTNLNLSKDNNHTTGKIYHTVISKERRGDYLGKTVQVIPHITNEIKRRISHFGRKRNIDVIISEIGGTVGDIESLPFLEAIRQFKADIGRENIIYIHLTLVPYIKAAAELKTKPTQHSVKELQEIGIQPDILLCRTEKPLGKDIKSKIALFCNVGEDAVIQARDIKSIYEVPLMFHKEGLDRIILKKLGMRPKKQNLAKWEKIVNIIKTSEKKVSIAVVGKYIELRDAYKSISEALVHGAIANKVCLDIKWIDAEKLISNGAAKYLNGVSGILVPGGFGDRGIEGKVGAIKYARENKIPFFGICLGMQCSVIEFARNVLNLEKANSSEFDQNTPHPVINLMLDQKNIENKGATMRLGAYPCVIKKNTLLSKIYGKPRVKERHRHRYEFNNDYRQQFEKNNFLISGLSPNKKLVEVIELSGHPWFVAVQYHPEFRSKPDNAHPLFREFIKAAVDKTA
- a CDS encoding nickel-dependent hydrogenase large subunit; this translates as MHKVTIDPVTRIEGHLKIEVEIENGKVVHAQSSGAMHRGIETILAGRDPVDAHVLTSRVCGVCPVSHAQAAVLCADEAFKIAPPDNGRILRNLIQAGNNLMSHILHFYHLTALDYVTGPDTPPFIPRYKGDYRLPKEINDKAVEQYIQALDIRMKAHEMLAIFGGRVPGLCGTVPGGATETVTVDKITDFLWRLKEIKSFIENSYLPTVIAVAKVYPDYWNIGVGCKNLLSYGVYPDASGKKLINAGVFSDGKDEEFDHAKITEHVKYAWYNDDNGGLHPSKGKTTPSLDKPGAYSWLKAPRYDNKVYEVGPLARMFINRKQDPVLVNTMETLGMTESKVFSVLGRHAARAVESKICADAMEKWVMELKPGKPAHTPYTVPKEGEGKGLTEASRGALGHWMRIENGKVALYQMIVPTTWNGSPRDDNGQPGPIEQALIGTPVKDDNNPIELVRVVRSFDPCISCAVHILDADKKQKIFKV